One Gadus chalcogrammus isolate NIFS_2021 chromosome 7, NIFS_Gcha_1.0, whole genome shotgun sequence genomic window, ATGGATATTTGCAAACATTATTTGTACATTGCTAATTTTACTGTCTGAACTTACCGGTCGGCGAGCCATTAGCCAGATTACTTTGTGTGAGAAACGTCACATTAGAGGAAGGATAGAAGGAGATCTGTGTGTTTTATATTGCTGTGTGATGTCGGGAAAACGGAcacacaagtgtctccactatTTCTTCCTTTAAATTTACCGACCGACTCAGCTGGTGAGTACCATCGTTTtcagtgtttcagtgttttgcTCTGTAATGGTAGATTCTTCCCTTTTGGAGCTTAGTGAATAATGTTATATGTAAATTACGCATGGCTCCATCTCAACCAATCTATTTGTTTTCACCTCAGAATATGAAGGAATGTTAACCTAATCGGTAGTATTATTTAATGACTTACCATGTTTTTCCTACAGAATAATGGGGTCCAGCCATCTCATCTGTAGTTTCATTGGTGGGTAATTTACACAGCATTACAGTATTTATCATTATCCAGTTCATTGTATTGAATGAATAAAACCTCATCCTGTTTTTGTGGACGTGTTTAAGATTCCTACCGCAAATAGTTTGAATATATAATTGATACAATAGGTGCAGGACATATGCTCATAAGTATAGTCTGATATTAGCAAAGCCAAGTATATTTTATTGATTAAGTAAATAGTATCTTGGTATCCCCAGGGGTTGCGCTCCTCCTGTGGAAGTTACCTGGATTTTCAGGTATTTCCGAAAGTAATCCAAACTAGCAAGAATTTCATTATTTCTTTTCAACTTGACAAACAAGTCTGTGGTTTTACTCTCCATTAAGCTGCATCCCGCATTAACGTGGCATTGAGCAGCAAGGCCATTCAGTCCTCACTCCGCTCGTACCGTGAAAAGGCTGAAAACGCCATAGATGGGAATAGCGACCCTGACTTTAGGCACCAAAACTGCAGCACTACCGACTATCAGGCCAATCCATGGTGGAGGCTGGAGCTGCCTGGTGTGTACCGGGTGTCAGAGATCCAGGTCACTAATAGCAAATACCATAGGAAATACAGTAGGGAGCGGTTGGATGGCATTGGAATACACATCGGGAATTCACTGGGGAACAACGGCACCGACAACCCAAGGTGAATCACTGGTGTCACCTACTCTATATCCACTAAACATACTGTTTAACTCCAAGCCCAAATATTCCTGGTTTGATCCCTAATGACCTAGGCCCTCTTTTAAGTGCTTCCTGGCTCTTCTCCGCAGGTGTGCCATCATCATAGAAGACCCAGACTGCTTGACTCAGACTGTCAAATGTTGGGGCATGGAAGGACGATTTATCCACTTCTACAAGTCCTCTGATCGATTAACCTACCTGGGGTTGTGTGAGGTCAAAGTGTACGGAGGTCGGAACCCAGTCCATCGTAACATGATAATCAAAGGGTGATTGGTGTACTGGTACTGCTGTTGGTCAACGATCATTGGCCCATGGTCAAATGCTGCTAGTCCTTACAGCTCAACTGGTAGAGCATGCCATTAACgctgccagggttaggggtctGTTTCCCACTCGGGGATACATATTATAACAATGTATGCAACGGCAGtattgtaagacgctttgggtaaaagcatCCACCAAAGGAAAATCAACATAGCGTTTTCAACCTGTGGTACACGTACCATTGGTGGTACACGAGGGTACTGCAGGTGGTACACCCACCACTGGTGGTACACGAGGGTACTGCAGGTGGTCCatgtaccactggtggtacaaTAGAGTACTGCAGGTAGTACACCTACCACTGGTGGTACACGAGGGTGCTGCAGGTGGTACACGTACCAGTGGTGGCACACGAGGGTGCTGCAGGTAGTACACCTACCACTGGTGGTACACGACGGTACTGCAGGTGGTCCatgtaccactggtggtacaaTAGGGTACTGCAGGTAGTACGCGTACCACTGAAGGTACAAGAGGGTACTGCATGTGGTACGTGggattttattcataatattaaATGAATTATAAACATTCATTAAATTAGttattatttagaaaaaaaaatctttgagGTTACAGTCTCTTTTTTGAATTGTATGGttttccattgatgttttgtgCTGCTTTACGTTTGCTGGATGAACACAAAGGGAACATAAGAGGTAGACTTATAGCACTGAAAGTAGAACTCTCTCAACACCACACTATCAATTGTTTCCCAAGAGCCGGCTGCACCCTCCATGAGCCTTCAGGAGATGGGGAGGAACATCACTCTGGTGGGGACGCGGCTGTGCTGGTCAGACGCCCTGCTCTACTGCAGAGACTCTCACTGGGACCTGCTGAGCCTCATGGGCCCAGAAGACCAGGAGATGGTTGATGAGCTGGTGGCTCACACCACCTTCAATCTAACCAGCCACCTCTGGGTGGGCCTGCGCAGGTACCGGGCAGGCCGCCTTAGTGTCTATCAGGCATCAAGTCCTCATGATCATCTGGTGGTCCATCACTTGAAAATCTATTTCTATGAAAATAACAAAAGCTAAATATTTGGCCACATTATTCTTCCTTTAAACCAGCTAACCCTTAAATCTCTTTTAATGTTGGCAGGACCCGTTCAGGAAGCTCCTGGTTCTGGATGTCCGGTGACCCGATGAACTTCACCCAATGGGACGAGGGCTACCACCATCCCAGCCCCTGTGGGAGTGTGTCCAGTAGGGAACCTTACACATGGAGGCAACGCTCCTGTGAAGAACATCTTAACTTCATCTGTTTCACAGGTCGGTGTCCAGCCTAAAGAGCCATTACCCGCTCCTTATGTACCTGCACAAAGGTTTCTCTGATAATTTCTTGATAGAGAACCTTCTCTGTAAGCCAACTTTTTGACATTTATAAATAGCTTGAAAGAGTAAGAGGATCAAGCTTCCtgtttggaaaaaataaaagtcctcATAAGTACTATGCTCAACCTAGGAGTGTGTATGAGGGAAGTGAACTGTAGGTATTTTCCGCCACTTTCATGAACCTTATTATGTTTATATATCTATTTCCGCAGATCCGACAGAAGGATCGAAGAAGTTGCGCTTCTACAGTTCCACAAGAGAGAATCAAATTCGCTGCACCTAACTTGGCCTCACTGGGGATTCAAGCTGCTGATTCCGAAGAAGTCCTAAGTTTCTGAATGCTGTACCTGAGTGTGTCTTTGGTAGCTAGCTTGTTCCTCAGCCACATTTTGTGCTAGAGCGGCATATAGAATACATTTACTTTAGTATATAATCGTATTCATATAATAATCATATaaatcatatatttatatattctctTTATAATCAATGAACTTATTTTTGATCAGAGGTAGTTGTCTCATGCATCTATCCTTTGATTTGCAATATGGAGATTGTGTGTTCAAGATGGAATCAAAAGACTAGAAAAATAATCGGTGGGGCTTTAGCTCTCTGTCTGGTTTAGCTGACTCAGAAATTGTATCCAAACGGTAGGGTTTTATCTAGGGATGTGTTTTTTCAATAATATTAACTGTTTTTCCAGATGTGAATGtgcagttttgttttttttgcatataaATGTAAAGTAGCTAAAGTTTGTTTGCTACTGTGATCCTAATATCCCTTACCCCGAAGACTAATTTGACTGTATAAGTAAATGACCGCTGTAGGTAGCCCATCCAGACAGCCCTGCCACACACGGCCAGTCAAGGCAGCAGCTCAGGCCTCTGGTCTCCagcatggagggggggaggtggcttAGAGGTCACATTTGGCTGGTGTGGGGACAGTGGGGCTGTTTTGGGGGGTCTACGTTTTCCTATTATTGGGGGCCAAGCAGCGAAGCTGCATGACAACCATTGTTATTCTacgttttcctattattatcGCTCACAGCTATTTCGGGGTCGCTGGCTCaagagctctagcgccaccaacaggtccaAGTTgtacatgcattcatgtttataactttagacccattcatccaatattcacaaacaaggtATCATTGGAATCCTTTGGCCAAAtgttgtccaatcatctcgaaacttggcacagaTGATCTTCAGGCCATGCTTGAGAAAAATCATCGAATGGATTTTTCAAATTGAAAATGTATTGAAAAATTTGACCGCAAAGCCACCAAAcattgacatatcataaccaaacatggtacatagacccatgacatcatcatgggtACACTCAACGAATtaggtgacctttgacctatcGGGGGCGCTGTAATTAATGAAGATGTGTTTTAAGATGTGCTTTAACCAACTTATTTTCACTGCCTGGTCATACTGTAGGACCTCTTCATATAGCTAATACATTATTTCTCATGGAAACATAAGAATTTGGctaccatgttgaaagttgtcaaattCAATAGTACATATCCACAGGCAACAAATtctgtccaatcttcatgaaacgtACAATAAATGATCTTCGGACCAAGCTGAAAAAATTTGTTAAACggctttttcaaattcaaatccgtttggccgtgacagccaatcaaccTTGACGGCGAAGCTGcccaacaggaagtaagcctgttctcagcaactcttttacatatcatagccaaacttggtacatagactcatgacatcattcttgggacacccaaacaatttggtgGCCTTTGACGTCAGGGGgacgtcaaacaggaagtgagcttaTATCTCTGCAAGGCCTACATGTATCCAAACCAAACTTGGCTCATAGTCTTATGCACACCTATCCTGATGATGCCCAAATAATTTGGCATCATCAACGCCTAGGGGGGCGTTGTTAGCAGCAACTCTATTCCGGCCCTTAGAAAgcaacttcaatgtattttccttGTGATAACCATTTGCCAATATCTTTCATTGTAGGTGAAATTACTGAGACGGTCATCATGTAGCCACCTAACCGATTATGTCTGTGCAGCAAAATTTGTTTATGGAGTCCTATtctgcttgacacccacattgctgctcgcagctatattatGGGGTCAAGCAGCGAAGTTGCGAGACAATCATTGTTATTCTAcgtattcctattattattttcctgccatgggagtctatggcagcccataaAACGCCTTGGTAAAAAATTGAAATTTGCCTTACTGAATCAGGACAGTCCCATGATCCCTCAAAGCAATTTCGGGGTGGCTAGCTGAAGAGATCTAGCGCCACCAATAGGTCAAGTTGGACttgtattcatgtttataacttttgacccattaatccaattttcacaaacaaacctTGGGCCAAGCCGAGTTCAACGGCTTGGCCCAAGGATGTAGTCATTTTGCGCAATGATGGATTTTCCAACTTCTTGTTTTTAATCAAAACCCCTCAAAAAACATCTATCACAAAAGTTATCAAatagatttttcaaattcaaaaacgTTAAGCCGCCAAAGCCAATCAATTTCGACCGCTCGATTTTTTATGATTTGCCTGGAAAACTTTTAATTTCTTGTATTTTTTGTTCGATAATTGTTAAAAGACCTGTGATACAATTTTTCTTagacaattatttttgtttgtttgttttgctttctttctttttatctgTAAAGCACTTTTTAGCTCTGTTTAGAAAAGGGCTGcataaataaagattattattattattatacacttTTATAtactgcttgagctgctccccccgcgacccgaccccggataagcggttgaagatgagatgagagatgagatgagagactttatatacatatatatatagacataaacatatatatatatatatatatattcagtatatatactgtatttatCCATGTATACATGTAAACATTTATACTTTTATACATATGCACATattatctgtatatatataaacacatatatgtatatgaatacATTTATGTATATGAATACATTTATATCGGGACCATATATACTGTTGGGGACGAGATATTTTTGTTAGAAACTGttagaaagacaggcagacagacagaaagttagacggacagacagacaggtaagctGAATCtcaaagacagacggacagaaacggaagacagacaggcaagcaggcaggcaggcaggcagacagacct contains:
- the LOC130385900 gene encoding C-type mannose receptor 2-like; this encodes MGSSHLICSFIGVALLLWKLPGFSAASRINVALSSKAIQSSLRSYREKAENAIDGNSDPDFRHQNCSTTDYQANPWWRLELPGVYRVSEIQVTNSKYHRKYSRERLDGIGIHIGNSLGNNGTDNPRCAIIIEDPDCLTQTVKCWGMEGRFIHFYKSSDRLTYLGLCEVKVYGEPAAPSMSLQEMGRNITLVGTRLCWSDALLYCRDSHWDLLSLMGPEDQEMVDELVAHTTFNLTSHLWVGLRRTRSGSSWFWMSGDPMNFTQWDEGYHHPSPCGSVSSREPYTWRQRSCEEHLNFICFTDPTEGSKKLRFYSSTRENQIRCT